A single Triticum dicoccoides isolate Atlit2015 ecotype Zavitan chromosome 2A, WEW_v2.0, whole genome shotgun sequence DNA region contains:
- the LOC119354506 gene encoding uncharacterized protein LOC119354506, which yields MGAVVTAVIAIAAVVLGWITIEMACKPCLETGRRAMDRALDPNYDPDDSPAANSTAPPTREPLLADLSASAAAPAKAI from the coding sequence ATGGGGGCGGTGGTGACCGCGGTGATCGCGATCGCTGCGGTGGTGCTGGGCTGGATCACCATCGAGATGGCCTGCAAGCCCTGCCTCGAGACCGGCCGCCGCGCCATGGACCGTGCCCTCGACCCCAACTACGACCCCGACGACTCCCCCGCAGCCAACTCCACCGCGCCACCCACTAGGGAGCCGCTACTCGCCGACCTCtctgcctccgccgccgcgccagcCAAGGCCATCTGA